From Nguyenibacter vanlangensis, one genomic window encodes:
- a CDS encoding glycosyltransferase family 39 protein, translating into MSNSVFRPELERFTVLFPFLVAFVHLFGNPHYGFFRDELYFIVCGRHPDYGYVDQPFVVPFLAAGSQAFGTSLFTLRAIPAACAAITVWATMVLARDMGARFWGVCLTGTTTALAPVLVAFGTVLGPDAVGTPAWTLAVLAVARALQGRAAFWIPAGVALGFAMETKDSALFLVLCLAGGVLLTGRWRDLLSFQFVIGAILAVAITLPNAVWQALHHWPMLELLKNGRERKNIILSPTQFVFQLASQASLIATIFLICGLVWSLCVNRWRWLGVTYLLLLLVMIVLHGKAYYLAPIDPCMLAAGGAAWSRCGAERRLTSVPMLTALVMTGCALLPLTMPILSERSVLAYRDWLKAHGLHFRPTEYGRTAPIGANFADMHGWRLLAYDVMRLRPKTAAGVPADIPIFASDYGLASAIEVFEPASDRSRVISGHNNYWIWGPGAPSHTVIDVGGTLVSHGLCGEARTLGTFHSIWALPVYQGLPILECLDLREPISESWLKLKHYW; encoded by the coding sequence ATGAGCAACTCCGTGTTTCGGCCAGAACTTGAACGATTTACAGTATTGTTTCCGTTTTTGGTGGCGTTTGTTCATTTATTCGGCAATCCGCATTATGGTTTTTTTCGTGACGAATTGTATTTTATCGTCTGCGGTCGCCACCCCGATTATGGGTACGTGGACCAGCCCTTTGTCGTTCCTTTTCTGGCAGCAGGATCGCAAGCATTTGGCACCTCGCTATTCACGTTGCGAGCTATACCCGCTGCTTGTGCAGCTATCACTGTATGGGCAACGATGGTCTTGGCGAGAGACATGGGAGCACGTTTCTGGGGAGTCTGCCTGACGGGCACAACGACAGCGTTGGCGCCAGTTCTTGTTGCGTTCGGTACGGTGTTGGGCCCAGACGCTGTTGGAACGCCCGCTTGGACCCTGGCCGTGCTCGCTGTAGCGCGAGCGCTGCAGGGCCGCGCCGCTTTCTGGATACCGGCCGGGGTTGCTCTTGGTTTCGCCATGGAGACAAAAGACAGCGCGCTGTTTCTTGTCTTGTGCCTCGCAGGTGGCGTCTTGCTAACAGGTCGCTGGCGTGACCTTCTATCCTTCCAGTTCGTTATCGGAGCCATTCTGGCCGTGGCAATCACGTTGCCAAACGCAGTTTGGCAGGCACTCCACCACTGGCCGATGCTTGAACTTCTTAAAAATGGGCGCGAGCGCAAGAACATTATTCTTTCGCCCACCCAATTTGTTTTTCAACTGGCGTCCCAAGCCAGCCTGATCGCAACGATCTTTCTGATCTGTGGGCTCGTCTGGTCGCTTTGCGTCAATCGATGGCGCTGGCTTGGGGTGACCTATCTTCTTCTGCTACTGGTCATGATCGTCCTGCACGGCAAGGCTTATTATCTCGCCCCGATCGATCCTTGCATGTTGGCAGCCGGCGGCGCAGCCTGGAGCAGATGTGGCGCGGAGCGACGCCTGACCAGTGTGCCAATGCTGACCGCCCTGGTAATGACGGGCTGCGCGTTACTGCCGCTCACGATGCCCATCCTGTCCGAACGCTCTGTGCTCGCTTATCGTGACTGGCTGAAGGCGCACGGTTTACATTTCCGACCTACCGAATACGGCCGCACAGCGCCCATCGGTGCAAACTTCGCCGACATGCATGGTTGGCGATTGCTGGCATATGATGTAATGCGACTTCGGCCGAAAACGGCTGCCGGAGTTCCCGCGGACATCCCTATCTTCGCCAGCGATTACGGACTGGCATCCGCGATTGAGGTTTTCGAACCTGCTTCCGACAGGTCACGAGTCATCAGTGGGCATAACAATTATTGGATTTGGGGTCCGGGCGCACCATCGCATACCGTGATCGACGTAGGTGGAACTTTGGTAAGTCATGGCCTTTGTGGCGAGGCCCGCACACTGGGGACATTCCATTCAATATGGGCGCTGCCTGTCTATCAGGGTTTGCCGATCCTCGAATGCCTCGATCTACGCGAGCCCATTTCAGAATCATGGCTAAAACTGAAACATTATTGGTGA